Proteins encoded within one genomic window of Bremerella alba:
- a CDS encoding histidine phosphatase family protein produces the protein MLRIVLVRPGQTEYDFQGRIRSRLAVPLTEEGTRQASEMVQQLQALAVQAIYSGPCQACQQTAETFAHVLGKKIRHLDCLANLNAGLWQGKLITEVKQNQPTVYRLWQENPEAVCPPQGETLGEVRLRVQNALDKIWKKHQKGDGNVIVVAPEPLASIIRSEILHTAFGDLWQAERRCGWWELIQYEKNAVVSKV, from the coding sequence ATGTTACGCATAGTGCTCGTCCGACCTGGGCAGACGGAATACGACTTTCAGGGTCGCATTCGTAGTCGTCTTGCCGTTCCTCTCACCGAAGAGGGGACACGCCAGGCATCGGAGATGGTTCAACAACTTCAGGCCTTGGCCGTCCAAGCCATTTACAGTGGCCCCTGTCAGGCATGTCAGCAGACTGCCGAGACCTTCGCCCATGTCCTGGGTAAGAAGATTAGGCATTTGGATTGTCTGGCGAACTTGAACGCCGGTCTTTGGCAAGGAAAGCTGATTACCGAGGTCAAGCAGAACCAGCCGACGGTCTACCGATTGTGGCAGGAAAACCCAGAGGCGGTCTGTCCCCCCCAAGGGGAGACCCTGGGCGAGGTGCGCTTGCGTGTCCAGAACGCACTAGACAAGATATGGAAAAAGCATCAAAAAGGTGACGGCAACGTGATTGTAGTCGCCCCAGAACCTCTGGCATCCATCATTCGCAGCGAGATCCTGCATACCGCCTTTGGCGATTTGTGGCAGGCCGAACGTCGATGTGGATGGTGGGAATTGATCCAGTATGAAAAAAACGCAGTCGTCTCCAAAGTCTAA
- a CDS encoding sugar phosphate isomerase/epimerase family protein, with protein sequence MKYGMNLLLWSGDPDDSLLPVVEELKAMGYDGVEIPLFNLDVDKWTKYGEKLKAMDLACTAVTVRNEEDNPISSDASVRAKGVELNKKTLDCCAALGAETLVGPYHSAIGIFSGAGPTEDEWKWGVDSMRQVAEHAGDVNVMLGVEALNRFETYLLNIHRDSARFVREVDHPNCKMMYDTFHANIEEGDIAQAIRDCSDVLTHVHISENNRATPGSGHIDFDTNFDTLKEVGYDGWMVVEAFGLALPEIAAATKIWRKMFDTELQLAKDSLTFMKQEVAKRW encoded by the coding sequence ATGAAATATGGCATGAACTTGTTGCTTTGGTCCGGAGATCCCGATGACAGCTTGCTGCCGGTCGTCGAAGAGTTGAAGGCCATGGGATATGACGGGGTGGAGATCCCACTGTTCAATCTCGACGTCGATAAGTGGACCAAGTACGGCGAGAAGCTCAAAGCCATGGACTTGGCCTGCACCGCCGTGACCGTTCGCAACGAAGAAGATAACCCGATCAGCTCCGATGCGTCGGTGCGTGCCAAGGGCGTTGAGCTCAACAAGAAGACCCTCGACTGCTGTGCGGCTCTCGGAGCGGAAACGTTGGTCGGTCCGTATCACTCGGCGATCGGTATCTTCAGTGGTGCCGGCCCAACCGAAGATGAATGGAAATGGGGTGTCGATTCGATGCGGCAAGTTGCCGAACATGCCGGCGACGTCAACGTGATGTTGGGCGTAGAAGCGCTTAATCGCTTTGAAACGTACCTCTTGAACATTCATAGGGACTCGGCCCGGTTCGTGCGTGAAGTCGATCATCCTAACTGCAAGATGATGTACGACACGTTCCATGCGAACATCGAAGAAGGGGACATCGCCCAGGCCATTCGCGATTGTTCCGATGTGCTGACGCACGTGCACATCTCGGAAAACAACCGCGCCACGCCTGGTAGCGGGCACATCGATTTCGACACCAACTTCGACACGCTGAAGGAAGTCGGGTACGACGGTTGGATGGTCGTGGAAGCGTTCGGCCTGGCCCTGCCGGAAATTGCCGCCGCCACCAAAATTTGGCGGAAGATGTTCGACACCGAACTGCAACTAGCCAAAGACAGCCTGACGTTCATGAAGCAGGAAGTTGCCAAACGCTGGTAA
- a CDS encoding site-2 protease family protein — translation MDEQTTSRQTSQEEGTNHSWDQDSVEFSSQARRYADPPVPKRRVRLPVILFFATCASTFLAGMTNWQPLEAMINLFAWSSPAAMGIPHAFDSFLSSPAVEMRRDLIHYLAGWQSGLLYMAAMLGILFAHEMGHYVTALRYRVPASLPYFIPVPISPIGTFGAVIGMDGMRADRKQLFDIGLAGPLAGLVVAVPVLWYGVSQMDLSAPGTGSFKLDLPIAMAWMMQWFDVPGYEDGMYINQSQLNPFFMAGWVGLLVTGLNMIPVSQLDGGHVTYTMFGKSAHWIARAFLVVAVIFIISLGAYQWSLMLLLVILMRPEHPPTSNDNVPIGWFRYALGSVSLSIPLLCFPPMAIVAA, via the coding sequence GTGGACGAACAAACGACATCTCGCCAGACTTCTCAGGAAGAAGGGACCAACCATTCGTGGGATCAAGATTCCGTCGAGTTTTCGTCACAGGCCCGCCGGTATGCCGACCCTCCGGTTCCTAAACGCCGCGTTCGATTGCCGGTCATTCTTTTTTTTGCCACGTGTGCTTCGACCTTCCTTGCCGGGATGACCAATTGGCAACCGTTGGAAGCGATGATCAATCTGTTTGCCTGGTCGAGTCCAGCGGCGATGGGGATTCCGCATGCGTTCGATTCGTTCCTGTCGAGCCCCGCAGTCGAGATGCGGCGCGACCTGATCCATTACCTGGCCGGTTGGCAAAGCGGGCTGCTCTATATGGCCGCGATGTTGGGGATCTTGTTTGCCCACGAGATGGGGCATTACGTCACCGCTCTGCGGTACCGGGTACCGGCCAGCCTGCCCTACTTTATTCCCGTGCCGATTTCTCCGATCGGAACCTTCGGCGCCGTGATTGGCATGGACGGCATGCGCGCCGATCGCAAGCAGTTGTTCGATATCGGGTTGGCTGGCCCCTTGGCCGGGTTGGTCGTTGCCGTTCCGGTGTTGTGGTATGGCGTCTCGCAGATGGATTTGTCGGCCCCGGGAACCGGTTCGTTCAAGCTCGACCTGCCGATCGCGATGGCGTGGATGATGCAGTGGTTTGATGTCCCTGGGTACGAAGATGGGATGTACATCAATCAAAGCCAGCTCAATCCCTTCTTCATGGCCGGATGGGTGGGGCTGCTCGTGACCGGGCTCAATATGATTCCGGTTAGTCAGCTCGATGGTGGGCATGTGACTTACACCATGTTCGGGAAAAGTGCCCATTGGATTGCCCGGGCATTTCTCGTGGTTGCGGTGATCTTCATCATTTCGCTTGGGGCTTACCAGTGGAGCTTAATGCTGCTGCTGGTCATCTTGATGCGTCCTGAACATCCTCCGACTAGTAACGACAATGTCCCGATTGGCTGGTTCCGGTATGCGTTGGGATCGGTGTCGCTCAGTATTCCCTTGCTCTGCTTTCCACCGATGGCGATCGTGGCGGCATAG
- the scpB gene encoding SMC-Scp complex subunit ScpB produces MTDDEEQFDLSAMFADDADDGGLSLDRLSETYAEALGNRPVPFQEEKPPEEESAPEDESTAEAISRLADEAEADDPCEVSPTTILEAILFVGHASNDKLTAEKAASVMRGVQADEIDDLVSQLNRKYEAEGCPYAITAVGGTYRMALRDEFRPLREKFYGKVREAKLSQPAIDVLSLVAYNQGSTREEVDEMRNKPSGPILTQLVRRRLLRVQPDPEEKRVKRYTTTERFLQLFGLTSLDDLPQPQSLDD; encoded by the coding sequence ATGACCGACGATGAGGAACAATTCGATCTCTCTGCCATGTTCGCTGACGATGCCGACGACGGTGGGCTTTCGTTAGATCGTTTGTCAGAGACTTACGCCGAAGCTTTGGGCAATCGCCCGGTGCCGTTTCAGGAAGAGAAGCCACCCGAGGAGGAATCGGCGCCGGAGGATGAATCGACCGCCGAAGCCATTTCTCGCTTGGCCGATGAAGCGGAAGCAGACGATCCTTGCGAGGTTTCTCCGACGACCATCCTGGAAGCGATCTTGTTTGTAGGGCACGCGTCGAATGATAAGTTGACGGCTGAAAAAGCCGCCTCGGTGATGCGTGGCGTTCAGGCAGACGAAATCGACGACCTGGTCTCGCAGCTCAACCGCAAGTACGAAGCGGAAGGATGCCCCTACGCGATTACGGCCGTCGGCGGAACGTATCGTATGGCCCTTCGTGACGAGTTTCGCCCTTTGCGCGAGAAATTCTACGGCAAAGTCCGTGAGGCCAAGCTGTCTCAGCCGGCGATCGATGTCCTCTCGCTGGTGGCCTACAACCAAGGTTCCACACGCGAAGAAGTAGACGAAATGCGGAACAAACCGAGCGGGCCAATCCTTACGCAGTTGGTGCGCCGTCGGCTGCTTCGGGTGCAGCCAGATCCGGAAGAGAAGCGGGTCAAACGTTACACCACCACCGAACGCTTTTTGCAATTGTTCGGGCTAACCTCGCTCGATGATCTGCCCCAACCGCAATCGCTTGATGATTAA
- the glgC gene encoding glucose-1-phosphate adenylyltransferase: MENVLTVILAGGKGSRLEPLTRDRAKPAVPFGGVYRIIDFALSNCLNSGFRQIQLLTQYKAQSLDRHINVGWQRYFCRELGECIDVVPPQQRIDEQWYQGTADAVYQNIYAIEKQRPKYVVILAGDHIYKMNYASMLDFHIENGADLTIGALKTTIDEARSFGVMQIDREQKILGFDEKPENPKTIPGDNEHCLASMGIYVFNAEFLFEQLCKDATNRTSAHDFGRNIIPSIIDTHRVYAFPFRDENRKGDAYWRDVGTLDAYYEANMDLISVDPQLNIYDEAWPLRTYQPNVPPPKFVFGGEADPSRRGYALDSLVCGGSIISGGEVERSILGPSVRVNSFSSVQDSILFEGVTVGRHSQIRRAIIDKGVSIPADTQIGFDLELDRSRGFTVTPSGLVVIAKEDLIEPQLTTGKPRVA, translated from the coding sequence ATGGAGAACGTACTCACCGTGATCCTTGCCGGCGGCAAGGGTTCCCGCTTGGAACCACTTACCCGCGATCGCGCCAAGCCAGCGGTTCCCTTTGGCGGCGTTTATCGCATTATCGACTTTGCACTTTCCAACTGCTTGAACAGCGGCTTTCGGCAAATTCAATTGCTGACGCAGTACAAAGCCCAAAGCTTAGACCGCCATATCAATGTCGGCTGGCAGCGATACTTCTGCCGCGAACTGGGCGAATGCATCGACGTGGTGCCACCCCAACAGCGAATCGACGAGCAGTGGTACCAAGGCACCGCCGATGCCGTCTACCAGAACATCTACGCCATCGAAAAGCAGCGGCCCAAGTATGTCGTGATCCTCGCCGGCGATCACATTTATAAGATGAACTACGCGTCGATGCTCGACTTCCATATCGAGAACGGGGCCGACCTGACCATCGGTGCATTGAAGACAACCATCGACGAGGCCCGCTCGTTTGGCGTGATGCAGATCGATCGCGAGCAGAAGATTCTCGGTTTCGACGAAAAGCCGGAGAACCCCAAGACTATCCCCGGCGATAACGAGCACTGCCTGGCTTCGATGGGGATCTACGTCTTCAATGCGGAATTTCTATTCGAGCAGCTTTGTAAAGACGCTACCAATCGCACCAGCGCTCATGACTTCGGACGGAATATCATTCCGTCGATCATCGATACGCATCGTGTGTACGCGTTTCCTTTTCGAGACGAAAACCGCAAGGGGGATGCCTACTGGCGCGACGTCGGTACGTTGGATGCCTACTACGAAGCCAACATGGACCTCATTTCGGTCGATCCGCAGCTCAATATCTACGACGAGGCCTGGCCGCTGCGGACCTACCAGCCCAACGTGCCGCCACCGAAGTTTGTCTTTGGAGGAGAAGCCGATCCCAGTCGTCGCGGGTACGCGCTGGACAGCTTAGTCTGCGGCGGGTCGATCATCTCCGGCGGCGAGGTAGAACGGAGCATCCTTGGCCCGAGCGTCCGTGTGAACAGCTTTTCGTCGGTGCAAGATTCGATTTTGTTCGAGGGCGTTACGGTCGGGCGGCATAGCCAGATCCGCCGAGCGATCATCGACAAAGGTGTTTCGATTCCGGCCGATACCCAGATCGGTTTCGACCTGGAACTCGACCGCAGCCGTGGGTTCACCGTCACGCCGTCAGGCCTGGTCGTGATTGCCAAGGAAGACCTAATCGAGCCGCAATTGACCACCGGCAAACCACGCGTTGCGTAG
- a CDS encoding sugar phosphate isomerase/epimerase family protein translates to MSSHPNASPKLHNAMWPGLVGKEEGTDHPPISLEHMLELTAAAEVDGIKFDGIDYFLFHPHTDPDASDDELKRIADLVASHNLTIGSLVAPIWPGTVGGPAMGTAEERSNFVLAVKKACRIAKIFNEHGVRQYGCIRIDTASGVEDWSKDPEANTKLIAETIKEAGKVAADSGERLAAEGEICWGSMHSWKDMLNLLEAVDMPETVGFQADLAHTYLYLLGYNAPEHALLKEGYTEEEFWAAYTEMTNALRKWTIDFHVAQNDGSVHGTGSHDKTGRHCPADDPNGKLDIVKCSQYWLEDAPSRGIKHICWDGCMFPNEMLEKQETWNSILDVMIKVRDQCGWN, encoded by the coding sequence ATGAGTTCCCATCCTAACGCGTCCCCGAAGCTTCATAACGCCATGTGGCCTGGTTTGGTTGGTAAGGAAGAAGGGACCGATCATCCGCCGATCAGCTTAGAGCATATGCTCGAGCTGACCGCAGCTGCGGAAGTCGATGGCATTAAGTTCGACGGGATCGATTACTTCTTGTTTCATCCGCATACCGATCCGGATGCTTCCGACGACGAATTGAAGCGGATTGCTGACCTGGTCGCTTCGCACAATCTGACCATTGGCTCGCTGGTCGCTCCGATCTGGCCTGGCACCGTGGGTGGACCGGCGATGGGAACCGCAGAGGAGCGTTCCAACTTCGTGCTCGCCGTGAAGAAGGCCTGCCGGATTGCGAAGATCTTCAACGAACATGGCGTTCGCCAATACGGGTGCATTCGTATCGACACGGCCAGTGGCGTCGAAGATTGGTCGAAAGACCCTGAAGCGAACACCAAGTTGATCGCGGAAACGATCAAGGAAGCTGGCAAGGTCGCCGCCGACAGTGGCGAACGTTTGGCTGCCGAAGGGGAGATTTGCTGGGGAAGCATGCACTCGTGGAAGGACATGCTGAACCTGTTGGAAGCGGTTGATATGCCGGAAACGGTTGGCTTCCAGGCCGACCTGGCGCATACCTATCTCTATCTGCTGGGCTACAACGCTCCGGAACATGCGTTGCTGAAGGAAGGCTACACCGAAGAAGAATTCTGGGCTGCCTACACCGAGATGACCAACGCTCTGCGAAAGTGGACGATCGACTTCCACGTCGCCCAAAACGATGGCAGCGTGCACGGAACCGGTTCGCACGATAAGACCGGTCGCCACTGCCCTGCCGACGACCCCAACGGCAAGCTGGATATCGTCAAGTGCAGCCAGTACTGGCTCGAAGATGCCCCGAGCCGCGGTATCAAACACATCTGCTGGGACGGCTGCATGTTCCCTAACGAAATGCTCGAAAAGCAGGAAACCTGGAATTCGATCCTCGACGTGATGATCAAAGTTCGCGACCAGTGTGGTTGGAACTAA
- the rpe gene encoding ribulose-phosphate 3-epimerase, with product MSRRSHLARLRQQSPLILPSVLSCDFSDMRGEVERLEAAGVQALHLDVMDGNFVPNITYGMPIVAAFRKLTQLPLDVHLMIENPERYIRQFYEAGADIITVHEEATGIDTAKVLQEIKDLGCGAGVTINPDIPVERVLPFVDTADLILIMSVNAGFGGQAFNPVALEKLEALRKVGPPELLLEVDGGVNLETVQACTEAGADLLVIGSAIFNQSDYGVAIDQLYRSAQVST from the coding sequence ATGTCCCGTCGTTCGCATCTCGCGCGACTTCGCCAACAGTCTCCGCTCATTCTGCCATCGGTGCTATCGTGTGACTTTAGCGATATGCGCGGTGAGGTAGAGCGACTGGAAGCTGCTGGCGTGCAAGCACTTCATTTGGACGTAATGGACGGAAATTTCGTCCCCAACATCACTTACGGAATGCCCATTGTGGCAGCGTTTCGTAAGTTGACACAACTTCCGCTCGACGTCCATTTGATGATTGAGAATCCAGAGCGTTATATCCGACAGTTCTATGAAGCAGGGGCGGATATTATCACTGTTCACGAGGAAGCAACTGGAATCGACACAGCCAAAGTCCTGCAAGAGATCAAGGATTTGGGTTGTGGGGCGGGGGTGACCATTAACCCCGATATCCCCGTCGAGCGAGTTCTTCCCTTTGTGGACACAGCCGACTTGATATTAATCATGAGTGTGAATGCAGGCTTTGGTGGCCAAGCGTTCAATCCTGTAGCGCTGGAAAAGCTTGAAGCTTTGCGAAAAGTCGGTCCTCCTGAGCTTCTGTTGGAAGTCGACGGAGGCGTGAACCTGGAAACGGTTCAGGCTTGCACCGAAGCCGGGGCTGATCTCCTGGTAATCGGGTCAGCGATTTTCAATCAATCGGATTACGGTGTAGCGATTGATCAACTCTATCGTTCCGCCCAAGTTTCGACCTAG
- a CDS encoding aldose 1-epimerase family protein, which produces MSNRWVLSEYDITSPYQQPAPFLKAAKLHGLSVTHTRMFGGRRDGVELLTVQNGDFSFTTIPTRGMGIHQAKCGETRIGWDSPVEGPVHPQYVPLAEPSGLGWLDGMDELIVRCGLESNGAPEFDAETGRLKYGLHGRIANQPAEDVVVELSDEGEICISGEVRETRFLCYNVALKTEIRTKSGEKGFRIRDRIVNRAAQESTAQMLYHINLGAPILGEGASVVCPVTQLCPRNDHAAKDLDTWSTYKGPTAGYDEQVYFMQLAADASGDTCALLKNASGDQGVSVHFNVKQLPYFIVWKNTAAEADGYVTGLEPATNFPNPRSFEEKNDRTLKIAPEATYEIDLGLQFHADAASVEAIESKITGLTAGQDATVHTTPQAAWCS; this is translated from the coding sequence ATGAGCAATCGCTGGGTCTTAAGTGAGTACGATATTACGTCCCCTTATCAGCAGCCTGCTCCCTTTCTGAAAGCGGCCAAGTTGCACGGCCTGAGCGTGACCCATACGCGGATGTTCGGCGGACGACGCGACGGGGTCGAACTTCTCACGGTCCAGAACGGCGACTTCTCGTTCACCACCATTCCCACACGCGGCATGGGCATACATCAGGCAAAATGCGGAGAGACACGCATTGGCTGGGATTCGCCTGTCGAAGGCCCGGTCCATCCGCAATATGTCCCCCTTGCCGAACCGAGCGGGCTCGGATGGCTCGACGGCATGGACGAACTGATCGTTCGTTGTGGGCTGGAAAGCAACGGAGCCCCCGAGTTCGACGCTGAAACGGGCCGGCTGAAGTATGGCCTGCACGGCCGCATCGCCAATCAACCTGCCGAAGACGTGGTCGTCGAACTCTCTGACGAAGGCGAAATATGCATCAGCGGCGAAGTCCGCGAGACGCGTTTCCTTTGCTACAACGTCGCGCTAAAGACCGAGATCCGCACCAAGTCAGGCGAGAAGGGCTTCCGCATTCGCGATCGTATCGTCAACCGTGCCGCCCAAGAAAGCACAGCCCAGATGCTGTACCACATCAACCTGGGGGCACCCATTTTGGGCGAAGGAGCGTCGGTCGTTTGTCCCGTTACCCAGCTGTGCCCTCGCAACGACCACGCCGCGAAAGACTTGGATACGTGGTCGACTTACAAAGGCCCCACCGCCGGTTACGACGAACAGGTCTACTTCATGCAGCTTGCCGCCGACGCCAGTGGCGATACGTGTGCGCTGCTGAAGAACGCCTCCGGCGACCAAGGCGTGTCGGTGCACTTCAACGTGAAACAACTGCCGTACTTCATCGTTTGGAAAAACACAGCCGCCGAAGCAGATGGTTACGTCACGGGCCTCGAACCAGCGACCAACTTCCCCAACCCGCGTTCGTTTGAAGAAAAGAACGATCGCACGCTCAAGATCGCCCCAGAGGCCACCTACGAGATCGACCTCGGTCTCCAGTTCCACGCCGATGCGGCAAGTGTGGAAGCCATCGAATCGAAGATCACCGGGCTCACCGCAGGGCAAGACGCGACGGTACACACGACGCCACAAGCGGCTTGGTGCAGTTAA
- a CDS encoding Gfo/Idh/MocA family protein, which produces MAKKPLRIGLVGYGFMGRTHSNGYKRVPDFFPELEYQPVLKAVCGRSEDKTKAFAEQWGYESYETDWNKLIARDDIDAIDICTPNDTHGPISIAAAKAGKMVLCEKPIGMSTAEGEEMVKAVEDAGIPNTIFYNYRRIPAVTLAKKIIDSGKLGRIFHYRANFLQDWTINADVPQGGAGLWRLDAASAGSGVTGDLLAHCIDTALWLNGSIKDVNAVTETFVKERMHSGTGKKEPVNIDDACSFFCHFENGSLGLFESTRYARGHKALYTFEINGENASIRWDLHDLHRLEYFDHADEGEVRGWRSIHVSDGDHPYMDHWWVPGLNIGYEHSFVHHVADFLKSIEEGKPCEPTFRSALETQKVCDAVLTSAAEKVWKDV; this is translated from the coding sequence ATGGCAAAGAAACCACTTCGTATTGGCTTGGTTGGTTATGGCTTCATGGGCCGTACGCACTCGAATGGTTACAAGCGAGTGCCTGACTTCTTTCCTGAACTCGAATACCAGCCGGTACTGAAGGCCGTGTGTGGTCGTAGCGAGGACAAGACCAAGGCCTTCGCCGAGCAGTGGGGCTACGAGTCGTACGAGACCGACTGGAACAAGCTGATCGCACGCGACGATATCGACGCCATCGATATCTGCACGCCCAACGATACGCACGGTCCGATCTCGATCGCTGCCGCCAAGGCCGGCAAGATGGTCTTGTGTGAGAAGCCGATCGGCATGAGCACCGCCGAAGGGGAAGAGATGGTCAAGGCCGTCGAAGACGCCGGCATCCCGAACACCATCTTCTACAACTATCGCCGTATTCCTGCAGTGACCCTGGCTAAGAAGATCATCGACAGCGGCAAGCTGGGACGTATCTTCCACTACCGTGCGAACTTCCTGCAAGACTGGACCATCAACGCGGATGTCCCTCAAGGTGGTGCTGGGTTGTGGCGTCTGGATGCGGCTTCGGCTGGTTCGGGCGTGACCGGCGACCTGCTGGCCCACTGCATCGACACGGCCCTGTGGCTTAACGGAAGCATCAAAGACGTCAACGCCGTGACCGAAACGTTTGTCAAAGAACGCATGCACAGCGGGACTGGTAAGAAAGAGCCTGTCAACATTGACGACGCTTGTTCGTTCTTCTGTCACTTCGAGAACGGTTCGCTCGGCTTGTTCGAGTCGACTCGCTATGCTCGTGGTCACAAGGCGCTGTATACCTTCGAGATCAACGGCGAAAACGCTTCGATTCGCTGGGACCTGCACGACCTGCATCGCCTGGAATACTTCGATCATGCCGACGAAGGCGAAGTCCGCGGTTGGCGTTCGATCCACGTCAGTGATGGCGATCACCCTTACATGGATCACTGGTGGGTACCGGGCCTGAACATCGGCTATGAGCACAGCTTCGTGCACCATGTGGCCGACTTCCTGAAGAGCATCGAAGAAGGCAAGCCTTGCGAGCCTACCTTCCGCAGTGCCTTGGAAACGCAAAAGGTGTGCGATGCGGTCCTGACCAGTGCGGCCGAAAAGGTCTGGAAAGACGTGTAA
- a CDS encoding class I SAM-dependent methyltransferase, translating into MNPSDKSSVEEIRARFDNDVDRFSNLETGQSATMDAPLVLDLITRVAAAHRPEAKNVLDIGCGAGNYTLKLLERIPEMNCTLIDLSQPMLDRARQRLTESRAKEIVTLPGDVREVDLPGETFDVVMAAAVLHHLRIDADWKSVFQKIYQAMRPGGIFLVSDLITSDLPAAEEVQWERYGEYLTDFKDDAYRQTVFDYIEKEDTPRSVLYQVDICRAAGFRQVEVLHLNACFGAYCAVK; encoded by the coding sequence ATGAATCCCTCTGATAAATCCTCGGTCGAAGAAATCCGAGCCCGCTTCGACAACGACGTCGATCGTTTCTCTAATCTGGAAACAGGCCAATCGGCCACCATGGATGCTCCGTTGGTGCTGGATCTGATTACCCGCGTGGCCGCCGCGCATCGGCCCGAGGCGAAGAACGTTCTCGACATTGGCTGCGGTGCCGGAAACTACACGCTCAAACTGCTCGAACGAATCCCTGAGATGAACTGCACGTTGATTGATTTAAGCCAACCGATGCTCGATCGGGCCCGGCAACGATTGACGGAGAGTCGAGCGAAGGAAATTGTCACCCTGCCTGGTGATGTTCGTGAGGTCGATCTTCCCGGCGAGACGTTCGACGTGGTGATGGCCGCGGCCGTGCTGCATCATCTTCGTATCGATGCCGACTGGAAAAGTGTCTTCCAGAAAATCTATCAGGCCATGCGTCCCGGTGGGATCTTCCTGGTGAGCGATCTAATAACGTCCGATTTGCCGGCGGCGGAGGAGGTTCAATGGGAACGCTACGGCGAGTATCTCACCGACTTCAAAGACGACGCCTATCGCCAGACGGTCTTCGATTACATTGAGAAAGAGGACACCCCACGGAGCGTCCTCTATCAAGTGGACATATGCCGGGCCGCTGGCTTTCGCCAAGTCGAAGTACTGCACCTCAACGCATGCTTTGGTGCGTATTGTGCGGTGAAGTAG